In Harpia harpyja isolate bHarHar1 chromosome 18, bHarHar1 primary haplotype, whole genome shotgun sequence, a single genomic region encodes these proteins:
- the MTCP1 gene encoding protein p13 MTCP-1, whose amino-acid sequence MAEGGHAGAPPVRLWVRRVGVYCDEHRKTWLVAAEEEEGMLRARIQRVQVPLGEALRPSQLPPSRLPHMWQLSQGEQYRDSNSRVWEIEHHLMLGGVEELLLKLVPGD is encoded by the exons ATGGCAGAAGGAGGGCACGCTGGCGCTCCTCCTGTCCGACTGTGGGTGCGACGCGTAGGTGTTTACTGCGATGAGCACCGCAAAACGTGGCTTGTGGCTGCGGAAGAG GAGGAAGGTATGCTGAGGGCTCGGATCCAAAGAGTTCAGGTTCCCCTGGGTGAGGCGCTGCgacccagccagctccccccatcTCGGCTGCCTCATATGTGGCAGCTGTCCCAGGGTGAGCAGTACAGGGATAGTAACTCTCGCGTTTGGGAGATAGAGCACCATCTCATG CTTGGTGGTGTTGAAGAACTGCTGCTTAAACTCGTGCCTGGTGATTAA